In Desulfoferula mesophila, the genomic window CTCGAAGTTTTCCTGGATATAGCGCTTTAGGGAGCGGCCCAGCAATTGGGCCGCCTTTTCCTGGTCAGTGACGCCGCGCGACTTGGCAATGCCAAAGGAAGAGGGCACCCGCCGAACCTGGCTGCCACCGCAGACCGGGCAGGATACCAGGCCTTTTTTTATCTGCTGCTGGAGATCCTTGAGGTCGTCGAACCATCCCTCAAAGGAGTGCCCCTGGTCGCATTGCAGGTCGAAGACTATCATAAGTCCTTTGTATCACAGGCCAGGTGGCCATGCTAGTCGGGCTGGGCCGGAGGCAGCCAGCGGCGGCGTCCGGTGACGATGAAGCCGGTGTGGCCGCGCATGGTGTGCTTGGGGCGCACCGAGGGATGGCGCGCGTGCCAGTAGCGCTGCAAGGTCTCAAAGGAGGTGGGCAGGCAAAAGCAGCGCTCGGCGCTCAGGGCCTCCATCTGCTGCATGAGCTGCAGCACCGTGGGGATGTAGGCCGCCCAGATGCCGCCGGGGGCGATGGCCTCGGCCGCCGGGGTGATGAGCTGCCAGGGTTCGGGAATGTCGGTGAACAGGCGGTCGCAGGTGTGCCCGCCAAAGCCCTCGGCGATGGGGTCGGCCAGGACCGGCTCCCAGCGCTCCAGGTATTCCGGCCCCAGGTACAGGCCGATGTTTTTGCGGGTGCGGTTCAGGTGGTCCAGGCGCAAATCGTAGCTTAACAGACGGCCGTCCGGGCCCAGGGCCCGCAACAGGGCCATGCTGAAGGCGCCGTGGCCCACCCCCACCTCGATGACCTCCATGCCCGGAGCCACGTCGCCGTAGAACAGCAAGAGGGCCTGGTCCTTGGGGTAGATAACCTGGGCCTCCCGGGGCATGTTCATCACCAACTGCTCCATGGTGGGCAAAAACACCAGGTAGCGGCGGTGGTGGGGAGTGACCAGCAACTGGCCGTCGTGCAGGCCGGCCACGGTCTCCTGGTCCAGGTTCTCGCCCTTGAG contains:
- a CDS encoding DUF1178 family protein, whose product is MIVFDLQCDQGHSFEGWFDDLKDLQQQIKKGLVSCPVCGGSQVRRVPSSFGIAKSRGVTDQEKAAQLLGRSLKRYIQENFEDVGPQFAKEALKIHYGASEARNIRGVSTDEEEKMLQEEGVDFFKLGAPQPAPSERDEDED
- a CDS encoding tRNA (adenine-N1)-methyltransferase, with translation MPRQKSTPPHPPGTHLVLVDEKDRQYLIQVPEPGRVLRLKGENLDQETVAGLHDGQLLVTPHHRRYLVFLPTMEQLVMNMPREAQVIYPKDQALLLFYGDVAPGMEVIEVGVGHGAFSMALLRALGPDGRLLSYDLRLDHLNRTRKNIGLYLGPEYLERWEPVLADPIAEGFGGHTCDRLFTDIPEPWQLITPAAEAIAPGGIWAAYIPTVLQLMQQMEALSAERCFCLPTSFETLQRYWHARHPSVRPKHTMRGHTGFIVTGRRRWLPPAQPD